TTTAACAAAAAATATTGCAATATTCGCCTGTCGAAAAACATCACTCAGCAGGTGAAAAAATGAAACGATTTATTATTGAGCGCTCCTCGGACGAATTTTATACCTCTCATTCCGGCCTGGCCCTGGTAGGGTTATGTATCAATCGCTATACCAGCTTGAACGCCAGGCTGAAAAAGGCGATCCCTGACACCAAGGACATTGCCAATACCGATGTCGTTCGCAGTTATCTCGGGCTGCTCTCGCTTGGCAAAAGCGATTTCGAAGCCATTGCCGACATGAAAGAGGACAAGTATTTCCAGCAATCACTTGGCATAAAAGCAGTTCCCTCGCCGGAGACTTTACGCCAGCGCCTTGATGAAACCGCAATAAGTTTTCAACCAATCGCCTCCTCAACCTACACGGAGTTCATCGAGACGGCCAAAGGCAAAGTAACCCCCCTGGCCATGGGGCATGTTGCCGTCGATATGGACGTCTTTTGCATGGACAACTCCGGCACCAAAAAAGAAGGGTGCAAACATACCTATCATGGTTATGATGGCTATGCCCCAATAGCCGCGTACATGGGAGCGGAAGGCTGGTGCATTAATCTTGAGTTCCGAGAGGGAAGCCAGCACAGCCAAAATAACTTTATCCCCTTTTTGCGGGAAACCATCTCCCGCGCCAAGTCTTTAACCAAAAAAACACTGTTGTTCAGGCTTGACTCGGCCCACGACGCTGCCGAAACCCGTGCAACGCTTTATGGCAAAAAGAAGGTCGATTACATCCTGAAATGGAATCCCCGCACGCAGGATCTTGCCGCCTGGCTGGCCCGCGGCCTGCAGGAAGGGGAAGTGAGCGAACCCCGGCGGGGGAAGCGGGTTGCCGTGTTCAGTTTCAACCAGCTGCAGGAACACGAGGGCAAGAAGTTCAACAGCCGCCTGGTGGTCCGGGTTGTTGAAAGAACCATTGACAAGCGTGGTCAGCTGCTGCTGGTCCCGGATATAGAACTTGAAGGCTGGTGGACATCACTTTACCTGCCGGAACAAGAGATCATCAAGCTTTACCAGGATCATGGCACCAGCGAGCAGTTTCACAGCGAATTTAAAACCGACATGGATCTTGAGCGGTTACCTTCCGGAAAGTTTGCGACCAATTCCCTGATCATGTCGCTGGCCGGCTTGGCTTATAACATCTTGCGGTTCATCGGCCAGCTTGGCCTTCTCGGTGATCGCTCGCCAGTGCGCCACTCGGCGAAACGCAGGAGAATTCGTACCGTCATCCAGGAATTGATGTACCGGGCAGCCAGATTGATAGAAACCGGCAGACAGCTGAAACTGAGGTTCAGCCGCCATTGCTACGCATTTGACGCGTTTCAGCGCGTTTATAACCGGCTTGCCTTTGGTTAATGCAAGAACAGAAGAAAAATATTGCCGGAAAGTGGCTGAAGAGCAAGCCCTGCCGGGCAACTGCGTCCAAAAACAGGCAAATAGAGCAATTTTTCAAAGAACAACGGGGCCGATGCCCCAATTTACCAGCAATATGCTGGCAATGGATAAATTTTGGTAATTCTGAAGCGGAAAATTTTTTCGCGCCCCACAATTTTTAGGGGCAATCCGGGATACCTCACGGATT
The sequence above is drawn from the Nitrospirota bacterium genome and encodes:
- a CDS encoding IS1380 family transposase, with the protein product MKRFIIERSSDEFYTSHSGLALVGLCINRYTSLNARLKKAIPDTKDIANTDVVRSYLGLLSLGKSDFEAIADMKEDKYFQQSLGIKAVPSPETLRQRLDETAISFQPIASSTYTEFIETAKGKVTPLAMGHVAVDMDVFCMDNSGTKKEGCKHTYHGYDGYAPIAAYMGAEGWCINLEFREGSQHSQNNFIPFLRETISRAKSLTKKTLLFRLDSAHDAAETRATLYGKKKVDYILKWNPRTQDLAAWLARGLQEGEVSEPRRGKRVAVFSFNQLQEHEGKKFNSRLVVRVVERTIDKRGQLLLVPDIELEGWWTSLYLPEQEIIKLYQDHGTSEQFHSEFKTDMDLERLPSGKFATNSLIMSLAGLAYNILRFIGQLGLLGDRSPVRHSAKRRRIRTVIQELMYRAARLIETGRQLKLRFSRHCYAFDAFQRVYNRLAFG